The genomic window AGAAGAGGGTTCAGTGACGAAGATATAAGTAACCTTAAAAAGGCCTATAAGCTGATATTTAGATCTGGAATGCCTCTAAAAGAAGCTATAGAGGAGCTAAAAACAACTTATAGTGAAGATAAAAATGTAATGTACCTTGTAGATTTTATTGAAAAAAGTGACAGGGGGATCGCCAGATAATGGAGAAAATCGGGATAATAGTGGGCAATGGGAAATTGCCCCTTTATTTCTTAAAAGAGGCTGGGGTAAAGGGATATGAGGTATTTCCTATTGGCCTCTTTGATACAATTGAAGAGGAAATAAAACAACATGAAAATTTTAGGATGATGAATGTAGGGTGTATAGGGGAGATCATAAAATACCTTCTTAGTAACGGGATAGAAAAACTTGTGATGCTTGGGAAAGTCGAAAAAAGTATTATGTTTAATAATACGGAGTTTGATGATTATGGGAAAAGACTCTTGAAAAAACTTCCTGATAACAAAGATGAGACCCTTCTTTTTGGAATCATAGCCCTTTTAAAACTCTGCGGGATAAAAGTTTTACCCCAAAATCACCTGCTTGGAAATTTTATGTTTAAAGACAAAGTTTACACAAGGCTAAGTCCTGAAAAAAAGGACGATCTCACCATAAAAATGGGAGTAGAAGCAGCCAAGGCACTTAGCGAGCTTGATGCAGGGCAGACAGTTGTGTGTAAAGACTCTTCAGTTGTGGCCTTAGAGGGAATAGAGGGTACAGACCAGACCATTTTGAGGGCAGGAAACTATGCCGGAAATGGATGTATAATAATAAAAATGGCCAGACCTCAGCAGGACATGAGAGTAGATATCCCTGCAGTGGGACTAGATACGATAAAAAGAGCCGTTGAAATAGGAGCAAAAGGTATCGTTGGAGAAGCTGGAAAGATGCTTTTTCTCGATCAGGAACATGCTATAAAACTTGCAGATAAAAATAAACTTTTTATAATTGGTATGAAGCTTTAAAGAGGGAGGGTAAGATGAAATTTTTTGTTTCAACAGGAGAAATATCAGGAGATCTTCACCTTTCCTATCTTGTAAAAGAGATATTTAAAGAAAGCAATCAGTCAGTTTTTTACGGTGTTGCAGGAGAACACTGTAAAAATGTGGGAGTTAATATAACTCAGGATATAAAAGAACTGGCAGTAATGGGATTTACCCAGGCAGTTATGAAATACAGGTTTTTAAAGAAAAAAGCTTATGAGTACTTAGATTTTATAGAAATTAATAAGATAGAAAAAGTTATTCTTGTAGATTACGGAGGTTTTAACCTAAAATTTTTAGAGCTTCTAAAAGAAAAAATGCCTCAAATAGAGGTTTATTACTATATACCTCCTAAGCTGTGGGTATGGGGAGAAAAAAGAATAAAATCTTTAAAACTTGCAGATCATATAATGGTTATATTTCCCTGGGAAGTTGAATTTTATAAAAGTCATGGGGTAAAATCTGTATATTTTGGCAACCCATTTATTGAAAAATATAAAGTTATAAAAAATAGGGGAGATGATATACTTCTCCTTCCAGGAAGTAGAAAACAGGAAATTAAAAAGTTACTTCCAATTATGTTAGAAGTTGTAGAAAAGAGAAAAGATGAAAAATTTCTTCTGAAACTCGCTTCTGAGAATCATTTGAACTGGATAGAAGCTGACCTTGGAAAATATAATAACCTTAGGGTACAAAGTGAAATAACTTTGATAGATGCCATCAAAAGAAGTAAGATTGCCTTAGCTGCTTCAGGGACGGTAATACTAGAGCTTGCCCTTATGGGGATTCCTGGAATAGTCTTGTACAAAACTAATTTGATAAATGAGTTTATAGCGAGATATATATTAAAATTAGGTTTTGTATCTCTTCCAAATCTTACCTTGAATGAAGAGGTATATCCTGAGCTACTGCAGCGAGAGTGTAATTCTGTAAAAATTTCAGATGAAATTAATAGGATATTAAAAGACAGGAATGGCATCAATTTTAAAATAGAAAAGATCAGAAAAAAACTCTCTGGTGATGAAATTATTAAAAGTTATGCCCAATATATTTTAAGAGGGAGTAAAGTAAGTCATGAGCAAAATTAATCCATTAAAAAATAGATCATTAAATACTTTTTTGAAGTATAGTATAAGACACAAGAAACTCCTTATCACCACTGTTCTCTTGTCTTTTCTAGCTTCTGGTCTAAGTGCACTACCGGCTTGGCTAATAAAGTATCTGGTGGATGATGTACTTATAAGTAAAAATGTAAAAATGCTTGTACTTGTAATATCAGGATTAATAATATCAACAATTTTAAAGGGGATTGCATCTTATTTTACAGATGTAAAGTCAGCCTTTGTAACTGAGACAATAAGGCGTGAAATAAAAATAGATGTGTTCAAACATCTTCAGAACCTGCCAATATCCTACTATAAAAACAACAAATTAGGAGATATAATGGCCAGGCTTTCTGGAGACGCCTCTAGTTTAGGAAAGATAGGATTTCTTATTTTTGATGTTCTAAAAGAGGGAACAACTGCTATAGTACTTTTAGTCAGATTATTTCAAGTTAATACTTTCTTGAGTATCATATCCCTTACTGCTCTTCCTGCAGTGATGAGCCTCATTAAAAAATATACTAAAAAAATCAGAAAAGCTGGTAGAAAAAGACAGGATATAGCAGGGGAGCTTACTGCATATACTCAGGAAAGCCTTTCTGGGATAAATATAGTAAAAGCATTTAGCACAGAGGAAAAGGCAGTAAAAGATTATAATACTCTAAACATTAAAGAGTTTGACGCCTCTATGAAATCTAGAAAAATAAGAGCAAAAGTCTCTCCTATAAATGAAGTTATAACAACTCTGATGGTGTCACTTGTTGCAGGATATGGATGCTATCTTGTGGTGGTAAAAAACACATTGAGTCCCGGGGAACTAATCTCATTTGTGACGGCTTTGGGGCTCCTGCAGAGTCCTATTAAAAATATGATTAAAAGAAATAATGAACTTCAAGAAATACTTCCTTCTGCTGACAGGGTTATTGAGATACTAGATGCAGAAACAGAGATAGACCATCATGGAAACAGGGAAGAAATGAAGGGCAGTATATCAGAAGTGAGATTTGAACATGTAAAATTTTACTACGATAACAATAGCGAACCTGCAGTAAAAGACTTTAATCTTGTTGTAAAGCCTGGAGAAGTCGTGGCCTTGGTCGGAAAAAGCGGAAGCGGAAAGACCACTCTTGTAAATCTTATTCCTAGATTTTATGAGACTTCAGAGGGTGCAATAAAAGTAAACGGAACGGATATAAAAAACTACTCTCTGAAAGAATACAGGAAAAATATAGGGATAGTTCCTCAGGAAACGTTTCTTTTCAGCGGAACAATAGCATCAAATATAGCCTACGGTAGAGAAGATTCAACAATGGAAGAGATAATAGAGGCTGCAAAAATGGCCAATGCCTATGATTTCATAATGGAATTTGAAAAAGGGTTTGATACTGAGGTAGGAGAAAGAGGGGCAATGATTTCGGGAGGTCAAAAGCAGAGAATAGCAATAGCCAGAGCTCTCATACAAGACCCTGAGATAATGATATTAGATGAAGCAACATCTGCCCTTGATACAGAGTCAGAAAGACTAGTACAAGATGCACTAGATAAGTTGATGGTGGGAAGAACTACCTTTGTAATAGCTCACAGACTCTCTACCATTTTAAATGCTGATAAAATAGTGGTAATGGAGAAAGGTGAGATAAAAGAGACTGGAAGTCACAGAGAGCTCCTAGAACATGGTGGTATATATAAAAAACTTTATGAAACACAATTCGGAGAAACAGCTTAGGAGGATATTATGAGTGAACAATTGAGAGACGATAACAGAAAACTGGATCAGATAAGAGATATAAAAATTACGCCTAACTTTACAATTTATGCTGAGGGGTCGGTTCTTATAGAGATGGGGAATACAAAGGTAATATGTACAGCCTCTGTAAGTGACAGGGTACCTCCATTCCTTCGAAATCAGGGGAAGGGATGGCTCACGGCAGAATACTCTATGCTCCCTAGAGCCACTGAAGACAGAAATATGAGAGAAGCTGTAAAAGGAAAGCTTTCTGGGAGAACCATGGAGATCCAAAGACTTATAGGAAGGTCTCTAAGAGCCTGTATAGATCTTGAAAAAATAGGGGAAAAAACTATTACTGTAGATTGTGATGTTATCCAGGCAGACGGTGGTACAAGAACTGCCTCTATAACCGGTGGTTATATGGCACTTGCATTAGCAGTAAAAAAACTTCTTAAAAATGACAAACTGAAAGAAAATCCTTTGACTGCCAATGTAGCCGCAATAAGTGCCGGGATTGTAGGCGGACAGCCTATGCTTGACCTTAAATATACTGAAGATTCAACTGCAGAAGTGGATATGAATGTAATAATGAACTCTAAAGGTGAATTTGTAGAGGTGCAGGGAACCGGCGAAGAGGCAACTTATACTAGAAAAGAGCTAAATGAGATGCTCGACCTTGCTGAAAAAGGTATAATGGAGCTGGTAGAACTTCAAAATAAAATAGTGGAAGAGACTGAAGTATAATGAAAATTTTCTTGGCTACAGGTAATGCAAAAAAAATAAAAGAGATAGAGAAAATACTTCATGATTTTGATGTGGAAATTTTATCTATAAAGGACGGGATAGAGATTCCAGAAGTTGTAGAGGATGGAGAGACTTTTGAAGAAAACTCTGCTAAAAAAGCCCTCGAAATAGCGAAATATCTGAATATGCCTTCAATAGCAGATGACTCAGGTCTGTGTGTAGATGCCCTTAGAGGGGATCCCGGGGTATACTCTGCAAGATACTCAGGAGAGAATGCAACAGATGAGACAAATAACGAAAAACTTATAAAAGATCTTTACGGGATAGGGAACAGGAAAGCAAAATTTGTCTCTGTTATTACATTCGCTAGACCTAATGGAGAAATTTACTCTTTTCGTGGAGAGATAGAGGGTAAAATTATAGATGAACCTAGAGGAAAGGATGGCTTTGGTTATGATCCTTACTTTTATGTTGAAGAGTATAAGAGTACTTTGGCTGAAATTCCAGAGATAAAAAATAAAATAAGTCACAGAGCAAAAGCTCTCGAGAAATTTAGACAAAATTTTCAAGATATAATGAAAAAGTGGTAGTTTTTCTACCATTTTTTTTATATTTTCTTAAAAGTTTAACTAAAAAATATCGGGGGTGAAAACAGGAAAACTTAAATTATAAAGAAACTATTTTAAATAAGAATTAATTTTAGGGGGAAGACATATGATGGAGTGGCTAGGAAATTACACGTCTGTTCAGCAGGCCCTTATAGCAACTTGTTTTACTTGGTTTGTGACGGCTTTAGGAGCAGCCATGGTATTTTTTTTCAAGAAGATAAAAAGAGAAATTTTAGATGGAATGTTAGGATTTTCAGCTGGTGTAATGATAGCAGCCAGTTTCTGGTCTTTATTGGCTCCTGCTATTGAGATGTCCGAGGAGATGGGGAATCGTGGTTGGATACCTGCAGTGGTAGGATTTCTTTCTGGTGGTCTCTTTCTTTGGCTCATTGATAAAATATTGCCGCATCTCCACCAGGGTCTCAAAACTTCAGAAGCTGAGGGAATAAAAACCCACTGGCAGAGGAGTGTATTATTGGTGCTTGCAATAACTCTCCATAATATACCTGAGGGACTTGCAGTTGGAGTTGCCTTTGGAGCGGTTGCAGCTGGGATCCCTTCTGCAAACCTTGCTGGAGCGGTGGCTCTTGCAATAGGCATAGGTATTCAAAATTTTCCTGAGGGTGCAGCAGTTTCAGTTCCTCTCAGACGAGAAGGGGTCTCAAGAATCAAAAGTTTCTGGTATGGGCAGTTATCGGGGGTAGTAGAGCCTGTCGCTGGAATCATAGGGGCATATGCAGTTCTTAGTATGAGAACTCTTCTTCCTTATGCACTTTCATTTGCAGCGGGAGCAATGATCTTTGTAGTTGTAGAAGAGCTTATACCTGAGTCTCAGATTGATAAAAAAACGGATATTTCCACAGCAGGAGCCATGATAGGATTTGCAGTTATGATGACTCTTGATGTGGCTTTAGGATAAAAAAAATCTGGTATCCAGGTTTTTTTTCTTAAATAAATAGTTAGAACTGCGGTTTTAAGATATGTTGACTGATAAAATAAATTTATAGAAGGAATTATTAGAAAACGCAGTATCTTTTCTATTAAGTGAGAAAAAGTCTTGGACCAGAGGTGGTATAGCTTGAAAATAGATGCAATTATTGGAATATTGGTTTTATTTTTTGTAAAAAGCTACGGGAGTATAGAGGGTAGAGCTTCATTAGAAAGTTTAAGAGGTGTTAATTATACAAACAGTAGGAGCATTGACTCTACCAGGCCGGAATCTATAGAGGTGAGGAATGTAATATTGAGTGGAAGAGATGCAGGCTATGAAGTGAGGGAGATAACGTTAGAAGAGAGAGTGGTCTTTAATGCATACCAGAGAAAAACTCAAGAACTTAATTTTATGTGGCCTCTTGAAAAGATCGCAGTGACGAGCAACTGGGGTGGGAGAGTGGACCCCATTACTGGGAATGAGGGGTCTAAACATAATGGAATAGATCTAGCTGCCCCTATAGGAACAAGAGTCTATTCCCCAGAGAGTGGTGTAGTGAGAACTGCTAGGTGGATTAGGGGATACGGAAAAACAATTATAATAGATCATGGAAATGGTTATTCCACAAGATTTGCACATCTTAGCAGTTATAACATAAAAGAAGATGACTTCGTAGACAGAGGTAGTTTTATAGCTAGGACTGGAAATACAGGTAGAAGTACTGGTCCGCATCTTCATTATGAGATAAGATATGAAGAACAACCTTTAAATCCTGCAGATTTTTTGGATCTTTAAAAAAAACAGATAAAAAAGCTAGCC from uncultured Ilyobacter sp. includes these protein-coding regions:
- the lpxI gene encoding UDP-2,3-diacylglucosamine diphosphatase LpxI (LpxI, functionally equivalent to LpxH, replaces it in LPS biosynthesis in a minority of bacteria.), which gives rise to MEKIGIIVGNGKLPLYFLKEAGVKGYEVFPIGLFDTIEEEIKQHENFRMMNVGCIGEIIKYLLSNGIEKLVMLGKVEKSIMFNNTEFDDYGKRLLKKLPDNKDETLLFGIIALLKLCGIKVLPQNHLLGNFMFKDKVYTRLSPEKKDDLTIKMGVEAAKALSELDAGQTVVCKDSSVVALEGIEGTDQTILRAGNYAGNGCIIIKMARPQQDMRVDIPAVGLDTIKRAVEIGAKGIVGEAGKMLFLDQEHAIKLADKNKLFIIGMKL
- the lpxB gene encoding lipid-A-disaccharide synthase, which translates into the protein MKFFVSTGEISGDLHLSYLVKEIFKESNQSVFYGVAGEHCKNVGVNITQDIKELAVMGFTQAVMKYRFLKKKAYEYLDFIEINKIEKVILVDYGGFNLKFLELLKEKMPQIEVYYYIPPKLWVWGEKRIKSLKLADHIMVIFPWEVEFYKSHGVKSVYFGNPFIEKYKVIKNRGDDILLLPGSRKQEIKKLLPIMLEVVEKRKDEKFLLKLASENHLNWIEADLGKYNNLRVQSEITLIDAIKRSKIALAASGTVILELALMGIPGIVLYKTNLINEFIARYILKLGFVSLPNLTLNEEVYPELLQRECNSVKISDEINRILKDRNGINFKIEKIRKKLSGDEIIKSYAQYILRGSKVSHEQN
- a CDS encoding ABC transporter ATP-binding protein, with the protein product MSKINPLKNRSLNTFLKYSIRHKKLLITTVLLSFLASGLSALPAWLIKYLVDDVLISKNVKMLVLVISGLIISTILKGIASYFTDVKSAFVTETIRREIKIDVFKHLQNLPISYYKNNKLGDIMARLSGDASSLGKIGFLIFDVLKEGTTAIVLLVRLFQVNTFLSIISLTALPAVMSLIKKYTKKIRKAGRKRQDIAGELTAYTQESLSGINIVKAFSTEEKAVKDYNTLNIKEFDASMKSRKIRAKVSPINEVITTLMVSLVAGYGCYLVVVKNTLSPGELISFVTALGLLQSPIKNMIKRNNELQEILPSADRVIEILDAETEIDHHGNREEMKGSISEVRFEHVKFYYDNNSEPAVKDFNLVVKPGEVVALVGKSGSGKTTLVNLIPRFYETSEGAIKVNGTDIKNYSLKEYRKNIGIVPQETFLFSGTIASNIAYGREDSTMEEIIEAAKMANAYDFIMEFEKGFDTEVGERGAMISGGQKQRIAIARALIQDPEIMILDEATSALDTESERLVQDALDKLMVGRTTFVIAHRLSTILNADKIVVMEKGEIKETGSHRELLEHGGIYKKLYETQFGETA
- the rph gene encoding ribonuclease PH, which codes for MSEQLRDDNRKLDQIRDIKITPNFTIYAEGSVLIEMGNTKVICTASVSDRVPPFLRNQGKGWLTAEYSMLPRATEDRNMREAVKGKLSGRTMEIQRLIGRSLRACIDLEKIGEKTITVDCDVIQADGGTRTASITGGYMALALAVKKLLKNDKLKENPLTANVAAISAGIVGGQPMLDLKYTEDSTAEVDMNVIMNSKGEFVEVQGTGEEATYTRKELNEMLDLAEKGIMELVELQNKIVEETEV
- a CDS encoding XTP/dITP diphosphatase, whose translation is MKIFLATGNAKKIKEIEKILHDFDVEILSIKDGIEIPEVVEDGETFEENSAKKALEIAKYLNMPSIADDSGLCVDALRGDPGVYSARYSGENATDETNNEKLIKDLYGIGNRKAKFVSVITFARPNGEIYSFRGEIEGKIIDEPRGKDGFGYDPYFYVEEYKSTLAEIPEIKNKISHRAKALEKFRQNFQDIMKKW
- a CDS encoding ZIP family metal transporter; translated protein: MMEWLGNYTSVQQALIATCFTWFVTALGAAMVFFFKKIKREILDGMLGFSAGVMIAASFWSLLAPAIEMSEEMGNRGWIPAVVGFLSGGLFLWLIDKILPHLHQGLKTSEAEGIKTHWQRSVLLVLAITLHNIPEGLAVGVAFGAVAAGIPSANLAGAVALAIGIGIQNFPEGAAVSVPLRREGVSRIKSFWYGQLSGVVEPVAGIIGAYAVLSMRTLLPYALSFAAGAMIFVVVEELIPESQIDKKTDISTAGAMIGFAVMMTLDVALG
- a CDS encoding M23 family metallopeptidase, encoding MKIDAIIGILVLFFVKSYGSIEGRASLESLRGVNYTNSRSIDSTRPESIEVRNVILSGRDAGYEVREITLEERVVFNAYQRKTQELNFMWPLEKIAVTSNWGGRVDPITGNEGSKHNGIDLAAPIGTRVYSPESGVVRTARWIRGYGKTIIIDHGNGYSTRFAHLSSYNIKEDDFVDRGSFIARTGNTGRSTGPHLHYEIRYEEQPLNPADFLDL